The following are from one region of the Sorghum bicolor cultivar BTx623 chromosome 2, Sorghum_bicolor_NCBIv3, whole genome shotgun sequence genome:
- the LOC8081000 gene encoding uncharacterized protein LOC8081000 isoform X1: MEEEGGASDNEEVVQLEDALELLVEHLVAPVLPRGQVDREEALSPKTQEAVARQVHATVLLYNYYHRKQFPQVEFANLDRFSRSTFLNVRNKNLLMYMNHAQNRLGNKVGAGLSVTDKAIIDACDIAEALDPMKDSPEMILWPISKVAVLLLNPTKKVCLLERGSKTKGVWSIFEKDIKTTLFENDIKTSLGGLLSSDMSMQGSTNKSISLPFEPYVLQQIAYSEVELKTGMKRTNLRFIEEHIVYSLSKKGTTTILFLLHYDQTVDDKLKEMPLDVLIQRMSGPIFESGLYPTTTSVVECYHLLPYKEVLLNVLNRDWPLSSSLSAPKERVFQNGKSLSLFEIDECLKEQEANSNSNSKRKKITTDVSTPKKNKQVVKAIGDSGTNNYSTSKNRKDNNSNNKRNSEAFKTKLATYAEHGDGQSTTKDLQASVQMDKNRTEKNSKTRNVPQDVILKPDVDPIINHHALKSQKEKVTEQSCGIIGNMNVQKYATLQLLQKMRDDTLREHFVLGDRSAEYEMDIQTILTETEMTPKITSILKKYENSGKMMEVADPIRSREGRQTMNIKRKKLKEAILLRNKCQELDDICRESNWILPRYTVLPSVTGVCTPISADMYQASVHLMGPDFNLSADGDMKVTPHEARDSAACNMLSQLQQKARED, translated from the exons ATGGAGGAGGAAGGTGGTGCCAGTGACAACGAGGAGGTGGTGCAGCTAGAGGACGCACTGGAGCTGCTTGTGGAGCACCTCGTGGCGCCGGTGCTACCACGTGGCCAGGTCGATCGGGAGGAGGCTCTGTCGCCTAAAACCCAGGAGGCTGTGGCACGTCAG GTCCACGCGACGGTTCTCCTGTACAACTACTACCACCGGAAGCAATTTCCACAAGTCGAGTTTGCCAACCTCGATCGGTTCAGCCGGTCCACTTTCCTCAATGTCAGGAACAAAAATCTACTCATGTACATGAACCATGCGCAGAACCGCCTTGGCAACAAAGTGGGGGCTGGGCTCTCGGTTACTGACAAGGCAATCATCGATGCTTGTGACATTGCCGAGGCACTTGACCCTATGAAGGACTCCCCCGAGATGATCTTGTGGCCAATCTCCAAGGTCGCAGTTTTGCTTCTCAATCCGACAAAGAAAGTGTGCTTGCTCGAGCGTGGATCCAAAACCAAGGGAGTCTGGTCGATATTTGAGAAAGATATCAAGACGACATTGTTTGAGAATGATATCAAGACGTCATTAGGTGGTTTGCTCAGCAGTGACATGTCAATGCAGGGGTCGACTAATAAATCTATCTCACTTCCTTTTGAACCATATGTGCTTCAGCAGATTGCATATTCAGAGGTGGAACTTAAAACAG GTATGAAGCGTACAAATTTGCGTTTTATCGAAGAACATATAGTGTACTCACTAAGTAAGAAAGGGACAACTACCATACTGTTCCTTCTACACTATGATCAGACTGTCGATGACAAGCTTAAGGAAATGCCTTTAGATGTCCTGATCCAAAG GATGAGTGGTCCTATATTTGAAAGTGGCTTGTATCCAACAACGACATCTGTTGTTGAATGCTATCATTTACTACCATATAAGGAGGTCTTGTTAAACGTCTTGAACAG GGACTGGCCTTTGAGTTCTTCACTGAGCGCGCCAAAGGAGCGAGTATTTCAAAATGGGAAATCTTTATCCCTCTTTGAAATAGATGAATGTTTGAAGGAACAAGAAGCTAATAGTAATAGCAAttctaaaaggaaaaaaataaccACAGATGTTTCAACTCCAAAGAAAAATAAGCAGGTAGTAAAAGCAATTGGTGATAGTGGCACCAACAACTACAGCACCAGTAAAAACAGAAAAGACAACAACTCGAACAACAAAAGAAATTCTGAAGCCTTCAAGACTAAACTTGCTACCTACGCAGAACACGGGGATGGTCAGAGCACCACAAAAGACTTACAAGCCA GTGTCCAAATGGACAAGAACAGAACAGAGAAGAACTCTAAAACTAGAAATGTGCCCCAAGATGTCATTCTG AAACCAGATGTTGATCCTATAATTAATCACCATGCCTTGAAAAGCCAAAAGGAGAAAGTCACTGAACAGTCTT GTGGCATCATAGGTAACATGAATGTTCAGAAGTATGCTACACTGCAATTACTTCAGAAGATGCGAGATGATACA CTCCGTGAGCATTTTGTGCTTGGAGATCGAAGTGCTGAGTATGAAATGGACATTCAAACAATCTTGACAG AAACAGAGATGACACCTAAAATAACGTcaatcctaaagaaatatgagaATAGTGGGAAGATGATGGAAGTTGCCGATCCAATTAGATCTAGAGAAGGACGACAAACCATGAACATAAAGAGGAAGAAACTGAAAGAAGCCATACTTCTACGCAACAAATGTCAG GAACTGGATGACATATGCCGTGAGAGCAACTGGATTCTTCCAAGATACACAGTACTTCCTTCAGTTACCGGTG TTTGTACTCCTATATCGGCAGATATGTACCAGGCCAGTGTCCACCTTATGGGTCCAGATTTCAACTTGAGTGCAGATGGTGATATGAAGGTCACACCTCATGAGGCACGAGACTCAGCGGCATGCAACATGTTATCTCAGCTTCAGCAGAAGGCAAGGGAAGACTAG
- the LOC8081000 gene encoding uncharacterized protein LOC8081000 isoform X2, whose translation MEEEGGASDNEEVVQLEDALELLVEHLVAPVLPRGQVDREEALSPKTQEAVARQVHATVLLYNYYHRKQFPQVEFANLDRFSRSTFLNVRNKNLLMYMNHAQNRLGNKVGAGLSVTDKAIIDACDIAEALDPMKDSPEMILWPISKVAVLLLNPTKKVCLLERGSKTKGVWSIFEKDIKTTLFENDIKTSLGGLLSSDMSMQGSTNKSISLPFEPYVLQQIAYSEVELKTGMKRTNLRFIEEHIVYSLSKKGTTTILFLLHYDQTVDDKLKEMPLDVLIQRMSGPIFESGLYPTTTSVVECYHLLPYKEVLLNVLNRDWPLSSSLSAPKERVFQNGKSLSLFEIDECLKEQEANSNSNSKRKKITTDVSTPKKNKQVVKAIGDSGTNNYSTSKNRKDNNSNNKRNSEAFKTKLATYAEHGDGQSTTKDLQASVQMDKNRTEKNSKTRNVPQDVILKPDVDPIINHHALKSQKEKVTEQSCGIIGNMNVQKYATLQLLQKMRDDTLREHFVLGDRSAEYEMDIQTILTETEMTPKITSILKKYENSGKMMEVADPIRSREGRQTMNIKRKKLKEAILLRNKCQELDDICRESNWILPRYTVLPSVTGDMYQASVHLMGPDFNLSADGDMKVTPHEARDSAACNMLSQLQQKARED comes from the exons ATGGAGGAGGAAGGTGGTGCCAGTGACAACGAGGAGGTGGTGCAGCTAGAGGACGCACTGGAGCTGCTTGTGGAGCACCTCGTGGCGCCGGTGCTACCACGTGGCCAGGTCGATCGGGAGGAGGCTCTGTCGCCTAAAACCCAGGAGGCTGTGGCACGTCAG GTCCACGCGACGGTTCTCCTGTACAACTACTACCACCGGAAGCAATTTCCACAAGTCGAGTTTGCCAACCTCGATCGGTTCAGCCGGTCCACTTTCCTCAATGTCAGGAACAAAAATCTACTCATGTACATGAACCATGCGCAGAACCGCCTTGGCAACAAAGTGGGGGCTGGGCTCTCGGTTACTGACAAGGCAATCATCGATGCTTGTGACATTGCCGAGGCACTTGACCCTATGAAGGACTCCCCCGAGATGATCTTGTGGCCAATCTCCAAGGTCGCAGTTTTGCTTCTCAATCCGACAAAGAAAGTGTGCTTGCTCGAGCGTGGATCCAAAACCAAGGGAGTCTGGTCGATATTTGAGAAAGATATCAAGACGACATTGTTTGAGAATGATATCAAGACGTCATTAGGTGGTTTGCTCAGCAGTGACATGTCAATGCAGGGGTCGACTAATAAATCTATCTCACTTCCTTTTGAACCATATGTGCTTCAGCAGATTGCATATTCAGAGGTGGAACTTAAAACAG GTATGAAGCGTACAAATTTGCGTTTTATCGAAGAACATATAGTGTACTCACTAAGTAAGAAAGGGACAACTACCATACTGTTCCTTCTACACTATGATCAGACTGTCGATGACAAGCTTAAGGAAATGCCTTTAGATGTCCTGATCCAAAG GATGAGTGGTCCTATATTTGAAAGTGGCTTGTATCCAACAACGACATCTGTTGTTGAATGCTATCATTTACTACCATATAAGGAGGTCTTGTTAAACGTCTTGAACAG GGACTGGCCTTTGAGTTCTTCACTGAGCGCGCCAAAGGAGCGAGTATTTCAAAATGGGAAATCTTTATCCCTCTTTGAAATAGATGAATGTTTGAAGGAACAAGAAGCTAATAGTAATAGCAAttctaaaaggaaaaaaataaccACAGATGTTTCAACTCCAAAGAAAAATAAGCAGGTAGTAAAAGCAATTGGTGATAGTGGCACCAACAACTACAGCACCAGTAAAAACAGAAAAGACAACAACTCGAACAACAAAAGAAATTCTGAAGCCTTCAAGACTAAACTTGCTACCTACGCAGAACACGGGGATGGTCAGAGCACCACAAAAGACTTACAAGCCA GTGTCCAAATGGACAAGAACAGAACAGAGAAGAACTCTAAAACTAGAAATGTGCCCCAAGATGTCATTCTG AAACCAGATGTTGATCCTATAATTAATCACCATGCCTTGAAAAGCCAAAAGGAGAAAGTCACTGAACAGTCTT GTGGCATCATAGGTAACATGAATGTTCAGAAGTATGCTACACTGCAATTACTTCAGAAGATGCGAGATGATACA CTCCGTGAGCATTTTGTGCTTGGAGATCGAAGTGCTGAGTATGAAATGGACATTCAAACAATCTTGACAG AAACAGAGATGACACCTAAAATAACGTcaatcctaaagaaatatgagaATAGTGGGAAGATGATGGAAGTTGCCGATCCAATTAGATCTAGAGAAGGACGACAAACCATGAACATAAAGAGGAAGAAACTGAAAGAAGCCATACTTCTACGCAACAAATGTCAG GAACTGGATGACATATGCCGTGAGAGCAACTGGATTCTTCCAAGATACACAGTACTTCCTTCAGTTACCGGTG ATATGTACCAGGCCAGTGTCCACCTTATGGGTCCAGATTTCAACTTGAGTGCAGATGGTGATATGAAGGTCACACCTCATGAGGCACGAGACTCAGCGGCATGCAACATGTTATCTCAGCTTCAGCAGAAGGCAAGGGAAGACTAG